The Yoonia sp. SS1-5 genome contains a region encoding:
- a CDS encoding efflux RND transporter permease subunit translates to MATGADRLNAGAGGILSYFTRHRTAANLVLVLMITAGLFAFPNMRAQFFPDVVVDDLTVSVGWQGAGAEDVDAAIVQVLEPSLLGVEGVTSSSARSTEGRASIRLEFEPGYDIDRAAEDVQLAVDSTTNLPEDADDPTVRRGGWSDRVTDVIISGPVDVDQLGRFADEMSTRLFAQGVTKVLIQGVAAPSTIVEVPSLSLIEHDIGMADIAARIREEADADPAGDVSSSARVRTGVAKRSAEDIGAIVLRSNADGSKLTIADIASVRVEGTDRDRAYFVGDDPAIKIRVQRSAQGDAIGMQETVEQVADQLSATLPAGVSIELTNARAELITGRLDILLDNGLTGLLLVVGLLFLFLNARTAFWVALGIPVAMLAAVALMFAFGITINMISLFALIITLGIVVDDAIVVGEHADFRVRQLGEHPTVAAENAAKRMFSPVFSATTTTIIAFFGLVVIGGRFGDLIADIPFTVIVVLAASLVECFLILPNHLSHAIAHSAKDHWYDLPSKLVNRGFDRFRDRVFRPFMSVVITARYPVFALALLALASAVSLFIQRDVNWRFFNAPEQSQVTGNFAMLPGATREDTFEMMREMQRAAEALGAEFEQEHGANPLKFVVAEIGGNSGRALSGSETKDADQLGSITIELIDADSRPYSSFAFVSALQDAIVQHPMAETVSFRSWGSGPGGDSLDIQLYGADSDTLKAAAEALKTELGQFPEISGLEDSLSYDKQELILELTPQGQALGLGIDGLGRVLRDRLGGIEAATYPDGPRSAAIRVELPQAELSADFLDRTRIRTGDGVYVPLADVVTVQTRTGFSSVIRENGIQLISVQGDLDDEDAARATEIQQIIDETILPQIESNFAVESQLSGQSEQERAFLDDARTGLILVLLGIYLTLSWIFSSWTRPVVVMAIIPFGLIGTIYGHYVWGVPLSMFTVVGMIGMVGIIINDSIVLVTTIDEYAQDRGLVPAIIDGAADRLRPVMLTTLTTVLGLMPLLYEGSNQAEFLKPTVITLVFGLGAGMFLVLLVVPSLMAMQADVGRQIQSAKRALRGRRAAMLLPAAIGAALAAGLFAATLGPLLINGEPWGALAATLPALAGGIGPAMGIFAAGLMVILLVIYAVTLVSFGMRRSPR, encoded by the coding sequence ATGGCAACCGGGGCTGACAGATTGAACGCGGGCGCTGGTGGGATCCTGTCCTATTTCACCCGGCATCGCACCGCTGCCAATCTGGTCTTGGTGCTGATGATCACAGCGGGGCTTTTTGCCTTTCCAAATATGCGGGCGCAATTCTTCCCCGATGTTGTTGTAGATGACCTGACGGTTTCGGTTGGCTGGCAGGGTGCCGGTGCCGAAGACGTGGATGCCGCGATTGTGCAGGTGCTGGAACCCAGCTTGCTGGGGGTCGAAGGGGTGACGTCATCCTCCGCCCGCTCGACCGAGGGGCGGGCCTCTATCCGGCTGGAATTTGAACCTGGCTATGACATTGATCGCGCGGCTGAAGACGTTCAACTGGCCGTGGATAGTACGACCAACCTGCCCGAAGATGCCGATGATCCAACCGTGCGGCGCGGCGGTTGGTCGGACAGGGTCACGGATGTCATCATCAGTGGCCCCGTCGACGTGGATCAGCTGGGCAGGTTCGCCGATGAGATGTCCACACGGTTGTTTGCCCAGGGCGTGACCAAGGTGCTGATCCAGGGTGTGGCGGCCCCGTCAACAATTGTCGAGGTGCCGTCCCTGTCGCTTATCGAACATGATATCGGCATGGCCGACATCGCCGCGCGCATCCGCGAAGAGGCTGACGCCGATCCGGCGGGTGATGTATCGTCCAGCGCGCGTGTGCGCACCGGCGTGGCCAAGCGCAGCGCCGAGGATATCGGTGCGATTGTGCTGCGATCCAACGCTGACGGCTCGAAACTGACGATTGCGGATATCGCATCTGTCCGGGTTGAGGGCACAGATCGCGACCGGGCCTATTTTGTGGGCGATGATCCGGCCATCAAGATCCGCGTGCAACGGTCCGCGCAGGGGGATGCGATTGGCATGCAGGAAACGGTCGAACAGGTGGCTGACCAGCTATCTGCGACATTGCCTGCGGGCGTTTCCATCGAATTGACAAATGCGCGCGCCGAACTGATCACCGGACGTCTGGATATTCTGCTCGATAACGGGCTGACCGGCCTGTTGCTGGTGGTGGGGCTGCTGTTCCTGTTTCTGAATGCGCGCACGGCGTTCTGGGTGGCGTTGGGCATTCCTGTTGCGATGCTGGCCGCCGTGGCGCTGATGTTTGCATTCGGCATTACGATCAACATGATCTCGCTTTTTGCGCTGATCATCACATTGGGCATTGTGGTTGATGATGCCATTGTCGTGGGCGAACACGCCGATTTTCGGGTCAGGCAATTGGGCGAGCATCCAACCGTGGCCGCCGAAAATGCAGCCAAGCGCATGTTCAGCCCGGTATTTTCTGCCACGACGACCACGATCATTGCGTTTTTCGGACTTGTCGTGATTGGGGGGCGCTTTGGCGATCTGATTGCCGATATCCCATTCACGGTGATTGTTGTTCTGGCAGCCAGTCTTGTGGAATGCTTCCTGATCCTGCCGAACCACCTGTCCCACGCAATCGCGCATTCGGCCAAGGATCACTGGTATGATCTGCCATCCAAACTGGTCAATCGCGGGTTTGACCGCTTCCGTGACCGGGTCTTTCGGCCGTTCATGTCTGTCGTCATCACGGCCCGGTATCCGGTTTTTGCCCTGGCCCTGTTGGCGCTGGCCTCGGCCGTCTCTTTGTTCATCCAGCGCGATGTGAATTGGCGCTTTTTCAATGCGCCAGAGCAGTCGCAGGTCACGGGCAATTTCGCGATGCTGCCCGGTGCCACCCGGGAAGACACGTTTGAGATGATGCGCGAAATGCAGCGCGCGGCCGAGGCGCTGGGGGCCGAGTTTGAACAGGAACACGGGGCCAATCCGCTGAAATTTGTGGTTGCTGAAATCGGCGGGAATTCCGGCCGGGCCTTGTCGGGGTCCGAAACCAAGGATGCCGATCAGCTTGGGTCCATCACCATCGAACTGATTGACGCTGATAGCCGTCCCTATTCCAGTTTCGCCTTTGTCAGCGCGCTGCAGGACGCCATCGTGCAGCACCCGATGGCCGAAACGGTCAGTTTCCGCAGCTGGGGCTCCGGCCCCGGCGGGGACAGTCTGGATATCCAGCTTTATGGCGCTGACAGTGATACGCTCAAGGCCGCCGCCGAGGCGCTGAAGACCGAGTTGGGCCAATTCCCTGAAATCTCGGGGCTTGAGGATTCGTTGTCGTATGACAAGCAAGAGCTGATCCTGGAGCTGACCCCGCAAGGACAGGCGCTGGGCCTTGGTATTGACGGTCTTGGGCGGGTCTTGCGCGACCGTCTGGGGGGGATTGAGGCCGCGACCTATCCTGACGGTCCCCGCTCTGCCGCGATCCGGGTGGAACTGCCGCAGGCCGAACTGTCTGCTGACTTTCTTGATCGGACCCGGATCAGAACGGGCGACGGGGTCTATGTGCCACTGGCTGATGTGGTCACCGTGCAGACCCGTACAGGCTTTTCCTCGGTGATCCGCGAAAACGGCATTCAGTTGATTTCCGTGCAAGGTGATCTGGATGACGAGGATGCAGCCCGCGCCACTGAAATCCAGCAGATCATCGACGAAACGATCCTGCCGCAAATCGAAAGCAATTTTGCCGTCGAAAGTCAGCTATCGGGCCAAAGCGAGCAAGAGCGCGCCTTTCTGGACGATGCACGCACGGGCCTGATCCTGGTATTGCTGGGGATTTACCTGACATTGTCGTGGATTTTCAGCAGCTGGACCCGCCCGGTTGTGGTGATGGCCATCATCCCCTTTGGCCTGATCGGCACGATCTATGGGCATTATGTCTGGGGCGTTCCGCTGAGCATGTTTACCGTTGTGGGCATGATCGGCATGGTTGGGATCATCATCAATGACAGTATCGTGCTGGTCACGACGATTGATGAATATGCGCAGGATCGGGGACTTGTCCCCGCGATCATTGACGGGGCGGCTGACAGGTTGCGCCCGGTGATGTTGACCACGCTGACCACCGTCCTGGGCTTGATGCCGCTGTTGTACGAAGGATCAAATCAGGCGGAGTTCCTCAAACCCACAGTGATCACCCTCGTCTTTGGTCTGGGGGCGGGAATGTTCCTTGTGCTGTTGGTGGTGCCATCGTTGATGGCGATGCAGGCAGATGTGGGCCGGCAGATACAATCGGCCAAGCGCGCCTTGCGGGGAAGGCGGGCGGCCATGCTCCTGCCTGCCGCTATCGGTGCCGCGCTGGCGGCAGGGTTGTTTGCCGCAACACTCGGGCCGCTGCTGATCAATGGTGAACCATGGGGCGCCTTGGCCGCCACCTTGCCCGCATTGGCAGGCGGTATCGGGCCGGCCATGGGCATCTTTGCCGCCGGGCTGATGGTGATATTGCTGGTGATCTATGCGGTGACGCTGGTCAGCTTTGGGATGCGCAGGTCACCCCGGTAA
- the lysA gene encoding diaminopimelate decarboxylase: MDHFLYRNGALYAEDVPVADIAAAVGTPFYVYSTATLTRHFKLFDDALDWADHLVCFAMKSLSNQAVIKVLANAGAGMDVVSVGEYMRARAAGVPGDRIVFSGVGKTADEMRTALQGGIRQFNVESEPEMIVLDQVAQSLGMVAPITVRVNPDVDAKTHAKIATGKSENKFGIPISRARAVYAMAAKMPGLKVIGIDVHIGSQLTDLAPFEAAYRKVAELTEALRADGHEISRLDLGGGLGIPYARSNEAPPLPTDYGALIERTVGHLGCEIEIEPGRLISGNAGLMVSKVIYVKSGEDRDFLIIDGAMNDLIRPAMYEAWHDIVPVVEPAPGATPAKYDIVGPICESGDTFAKAREMPPVTPGDLVAFRSAGAYGAVMSSEYNSRPLIPEVLVDGDQFAVIRARPTYEEMIARDTVPVWLE, translated from the coding sequence TTGGATCATTTTCTTTATCGCAACGGCGCGCTCTACGCCGAGGATGTGCCGGTGGCAGATATTGCCGCCGCAGTGGGAACCCCGTTTTACGTCTACTCCACCGCCACCCTGACCCGGCATTTCAAACTGTTTGATGATGCGCTGGACTGGGCCGACCACTTGGTCTGCTTCGCGATGAAATCGCTGTCCAATCAGGCGGTGATCAAGGTGTTGGCAAATGCCGGTGCCGGCATGGATGTGGTGTCGGTGGGTGAATATATGCGCGCCCGTGCCGCAGGTGTTCCCGGCGACCGCATCGTGTTTTCCGGCGTGGGCAAGACGGCTGACGAAATGCGCACCGCATTGCAGGGGGGCATCCGCCAATTCAACGTCGAAAGCGAGCCCGAGATGATCGTGCTGGATCAGGTCGCGCAATCGCTGGGCATGGTTGCGCCAATCACCGTCCGGGTCAATCCGGATGTGGATGCCAAGACCCATGCCAAGATCGCGACCGGCAAATCCGAGAATAAATTCGGCATTCCGATCAGCCGCGCCCGCGCGGTCTATGCGATGGCGGCAAAGATGCCCGGCCTCAAGGTAATCGGCATCGACGTGCATATCGGATCGCAACTGACCGATCTCGCCCCGTTCGAGGCCGCCTATCGCAAGGTGGCTGAACTGACCGAGGCGTTGCGCGCCGATGGACACGAGATCTCCCGCCTCGATCTGGGGGGTGGGCTGGGAATTCCCTATGCCCGGTCCAACGAGGCCCCGCCTTTGCCCACGGATTACGGCGCGTTGATTGAACGGACGGTTGGCCATCTGGGCTGCGAGATCGAGATTGAACCCGGGCGCCTGATTTCCGGCAATGCCGGGCTGATGGTATCCAAGGTGATTTACGTCAAATCCGGCGAGGATCGCGACTTCCTGATCATTGACGGGGCGATGAATGACCTGATCCGTCCCGCCATGTATGAGGCCTGGCATGATATCGTACCCGTGGTCGAGCCTGCGCCGGGGGCGACGCCTGCGAAATATGATATCGTCGGACCAATCTGCGAAAGTGGGGACACTTTTGCCAAAGCGCGCGAGATGCCGCCGGTGACCCCCGGCGATCTGGTCGCTTTCCGCTCTGCCGGGGCCTATGGGGCGGTGATGTCTTCCGAATATAACTCGCGCCCGCTTATTCCAGAGGTGCTTGTCGACGGGGATCAATTTGCAGTTATTCGCGCACGCCCTACCTATGAAGAGATGATTGCGCGCGATACAGTCCCTGTATGGCTCGAATGA
- a CDS encoding sugar-transfer associated ATP-grasp domain-containing protein, producing the protein MAVSTPKKALLGAPPAKKPVAAEALVSVAKTHGVSPVKQFGHQLKRMYGPKKSKLRSIEYYEYQLYRPELTAAERLEFIGNDSNLVLNQSLSNNRGRINGAIIEQKALFSALMDGLGLAMTKMQAVVSHGPAFGDMRTLRTAEDVAAFLRDDARYPVFGKPVEGSKSVGSALFQSHDPETGLITFGNGQTHDAAALAKEIFDDYPEGYLLQDAVTQHGDMRALAGDAVGSVRMVTVHDATGAHVLYTLWKIPSPAAMSDNFWQDGSMLAHIDANAGKVTQCRRGVGLNAEDIETHPVSAQPIVGFKLPHWEAARKLVMDTHSVFPDLGVIGWDVGISADGPVIIEGNLNPFHTLYQIATGRGVNNPEFVAVFDQIRAHQANQLKVQAAAQKAYLERHTKT; encoded by the coding sequence ATGGCTGTTTCCACCCCGAAAAAGGCGCTGCTTGGTGCGCCACCGGCCAAGAAACCCGTTGCAGCCGAGGCATTGGTCAGCGTGGCAAAAACTCATGGTGTCAGCCCGGTCAAGCAATTTGGCCACCAGCTCAAGCGGATGTATGGCCCCAAGAAATCCAAGTTGCGGTCCATCGAATATTACGAATATCAACTCTACCGGCCCGAATTGACGGCCGCAGAACGGCTGGAATTTATCGGCAATGACAGCAACCTTGTTCTGAACCAGTCCCTGTCGAACAACCGGGGCCGGATCAATGGCGCGATCATTGAACAAAAGGCGCTTTTTTCCGCGTTGATGGACGGGCTTGGCCTTGCCATGACAAAGATGCAGGCGGTTGTCAGCCACGGGCCCGCCTTTGGCGACATGCGCACATTGCGCACCGCTGAAGATGTCGCAGCCTTCTTGCGTGACGACGCCCGCTACCCCGTATTCGGCAAGCCGGTTGAGGGATCCAAAAGCGTAGGCTCCGCCCTGTTCCAGTCTCATGATCCGGAAACGGGGCTGATCACGTTTGGCAACGGGCAGACACATGATGCCGCGGCGCTGGCCAAGGAAATCTTTGACGATTATCCCGAAGGGTATCTGCTGCAGGATGCGGTGACGCAGCACGGCGATATGCGTGCGCTGGCTGGCGATGCGGTGGGATCGGTGCGCATGGTGACGGTGCATGACGCCACAGGCGCCCATGTTCTTTACACGTTGTGGAAAATCCCGTCCCCCGCTGCGATGTCAGACAATTTCTGGCAGGATGGCAGCATGCTGGCCCATATCGACGCAAACGCGGGGAAGGTCACGCAATGCCGTCGCGGTGTTGGGCTGAACGCGGAAGATATCGAAACCCACCCGGTATCGGCGCAACCCATCGTCGGATTTAAGCTGCCCCATTGGGAGGCCGCGCGCAAACTGGTGATGGACACCCATAGCGTCTTTCCCGATCTGGGGGTGATCGGATGGGATGTGGGCATCAGCGCCGATGGCCCCGTGATCATCGAGGGCAACCTCAACCCGTTCCATACGCTTTATCAGATCGCCACCGGGCGCGGGGTCAATAACCCTGAATTTGTCGCGGTCTTCGACCAGATAAGAGCACATCAGGCGAACCAGCTGAAAGTGCAGGCGGCCGCCCAAAAGGCCTATCTGGAACGGCATACGAAAACCTGA
- the argH gene encoding argininosuccinate lyase has product MTKSANTMWGGRFAAGPDAIMEAINASIWFDRRLAAQDIAGSRAHAAMLAATGIISDNDAEVIREGLLTVLSEIETGEFPFSTAFEDIHMNVEARLRDLIGEPAGRLHTARSRNDQVAVDFRLWVRDQCDQADAALAALQAALVGQAEAGADWVMPGFTHLQVAQPVTWGHHMLAYVEMFARDRSRFADARARMNLSPLGAAALAGTSFPIDRAMTADALGFDGPMANSLDAVADRDFALEYLAAASICAMHLSRLAEELVIWSSAQFRFVKMSDKWSTGSSIMPQKRNPDAAELIRAKIGRIFGANVALMTVMKGLPLTYSKDMQEDKEQTFDAADNLMLALAAMAGMVGDMTANQDALRLAAATGFSTATDLADWLVRELGLPFREAHHVTGTLVALAEDKGCDLPDLTLADMQAVHADIRDDVFDVLGVENSVASRTSFGGTAPVQVRAQVAHWKEVLK; this is encoded by the coding sequence ATGACAAAATCCGCAAACACAATGTGGGGCGGGCGTTTTGCCGCCGGACCAGACGCGATTATGGAGGCGATCAACGCCTCAATCTGGTTTGACCGACGCCTTGCCGCGCAGGACATCGCAGGTTCGCGTGCCCACGCCGCCATGCTGGCTGCGACAGGCATCATCAGCGATAACGATGCAGAGGTGATCAGGGAAGGCCTGCTCACGGTGTTGTCAGAGATTGAAACCGGGGAATTTCCGTTTTCGACCGCGTTTGAAGATATTCACATGAATGTCGAGGCCCGATTGCGGGACCTGATTGGCGAGCCTGCCGGCCGGTTGCATACGGCCCGGTCGCGCAATGATCAGGTTGCTGTGGATTTCCGGCTTTGGGTGCGGGATCAATGTGATCAGGCTGACGCGGCACTTGCGGCGTTGCAGGCAGCACTTGTCGGGCAGGCAGAGGCGGGCGCGGATTGGGTGATGCCCGGCTTTACTCACCTTCAGGTCGCGCAGCCGGTGACATGGGGGCATCACATGCTGGCCTATGTCGAGATGTTTGCGCGCGACCGGTCGCGGTTTGCAGATGCGCGCGCACGGATGAACCTTTCGCCCCTGGGTGCTGCGGCCCTTGCGGGAACATCATTCCCGATTGACCGGGCGATGACGGCAGATGCGCTTGGGTTTGATGGCCCGATGGCAAATTCATTAGATGCGGTGGCGGACAGGGATTTCGCTCTTGAATATCTGGCCGCGGCAAGCATCTGCGCGATGCATTTGTCGCGCCTTGCCGAGGAATTGGTCATCTGGTCCTCGGCCCAGTTCCGGTTCGTGAAAATGTCCGACAAATGGTCGACCGGATCATCCATCATGCCGCAAAAGCGCAACCCGGATGCAGCCGAGCTGATCCGGGCGAAAATCGGCCGGATTTTCGGGGCGAATGTCGCGTTGATGACCGTGATGAAGGGGCTGCCGCTGACCTATTCCAAGGACATGCAGGAAGATAAGGAACAGACCTTTGATGCGGCCGATAACCTTATGCTGGCCCTTGCTGCAATGGCCGGCATGGTCGGTGATATGACCGCAAATCAGGATGCATTGCGCCTTGCGGCCGCAACCGGATTTTCGACCGCAACTGATTTGGCCGATTGGCTGGTGCGCGAACTTGGGTTACCGTTCAGAGAGGCGCATCACGTCACCGGCACGCTGGTTGCACTTGCCGAAGACAAGGGGTGCGATCTGCCCGACCTGACACTGGCCGACATGCAGGCGGTGCATGCGGACATTCGGGATGATGTGTTTGATGTGTTGGGGGTTGAAAACTCGGTCGCGTCCCGGACAAGCTTTGGCGGGACGGCACCGGTGCAGGTCCGCGCCCAGGTGGCGCATTGGAAAGAGGTTTTGAAATGA
- a CDS encoding YqgE/AlgH family protein, which produces MSFDPIDLTGKLLIAMPDMADPRFAQTVVYMCAHSDDGGMGLIVNKPQMEVRFSELLDQLGIEPAKGLRDIRVHFGGPVDHARGFVLHTADYRSEMGTLQVDDNIGMTATMDVIEDLARGVGPDTSILALGYAGWGPGQLEDEIAQNGWLICDPSEDILFGRANEHKWKAALGVLGIDPILLSSTAGRA; this is translated from the coding sequence ATGAGCTTTGATCCCATAGACCTGACAGGCAAGCTATTGATCGCGATGCCAGATATGGCCGATCCGCGGTTTGCGCAGACGGTTGTCTATATGTGTGCCCATTCTGACGATGGCGGTATGGGGCTGATCGTCAACAAACCGCAGATGGAGGTTCGGTTTTCCGAATTGCTTGACCAGCTGGGGATCGAGCCGGCCAAGGGTCTGCGCGACATCCGGGTCCATTTCGGCGGACCGGTTGATCATGCGCGGGGTTTTGTGCTGCACACGGCTGATTACCGATCCGAAATGGGCACGCTGCAGGTTGATGACAATATCGGCATGACAGCCACGATGGATGTGATCGAGGACCTTGCCAGAGGTGTTGGACCAGACACGTCGATACTGGCGCTGGGCTATGCAGGCTGGGGGCCGGGGCAGCTGGAGGATGAGATCGCCCAGAACGGCTGGCTGATTTGCGACCCCAGTGAAGATATCCTCTTTGGTCGCGCCAATGAGCACAAGTGGAAGGCTGCGTTGGGGGTTCTTGGCATCGACCCCATCCTGTTGTCCTCGACTGCCGGGCGCGCCTAG
- a CDS encoding DUF2834 domain-containing protein, which produces MRVVYLLLAIWGAIHPMYYFITWFQAEGWDLMNMVDAWHANAASSGLVWDLTIAAIALTIWIIAEVSKSRNYLSLLAIPATFCIGVSCGLPLYLFLRTRVVYTPDKHTVRV; this is translated from the coding sequence ATGCGCGTCGTCTATTTGCTGTTGGCGATCTGGGGTGCCATTCATCCGATGTACTATTTCATCACGTGGTTTCAGGCCGAAGGCTGGGACCTGATGAACATGGTTGATGCCTGGCATGCGAATGCGGCCAGCAGCGGTCTTGTCTGGGATCTGACCATCGCCGCGATCGCCCTGACGATCTGGATTATCGCCGAGGTCAGCAAATCGCGGAACTATCTGAGCCTGCTGGCGATCCCGGCCACGTTCTGTATCGGTGTCAGCTGCGGTTTGCCACTTTATCTGTTTTTGCGCACGCGGGTCGTCTATACGCCTGACAAGCACACAGTCCGCGTCTAG
- a CDS encoding TlpA disulfide reductase family protein, which yields MRKLKSALLYTALAVVANMGSAQDIAALREGDMRKLAVHSTPIAPVDTPFVSETGEDMTLAAYEGQYVVLNFWATWCAPCRKEMPHLSELQAELGSDKMSVVTVATGRNPVPAMQRFFAEIGVDNLPLHTDARQTLARNMGVLGLPVTIILDPQGQEIARLQGDADWASDSAKAIMRALVETLS from the coding sequence ATGCGGAAATTGAAATCAGCCCTGCTTTATACGGCCCTCGCTGTGGTTGCAAATATGGGTTCGGCACAGGATATCGCAGCGCTGCGCGAAGGCGATATGCGCAAGCTTGCCGTGCACAGCACCCCCATTGCACCGGTGGATACACCGTTTGTCAGCGAGACCGGCGAGGACATGACCCTGGCCGCCTATGAGGGGCAATATGTGGTGCTGAATTTCTGGGCAACATGGTGCGCCCCGTGCCGCAAAGAGATGCCGCATCTGTCCGAATTGCAGGCCGAACTGGGCAGTGACAAAATGTCGGTTGTCACGGTTGCAACCGGCCGCAATCCGGTGCCTGCTATGCAACGTTTCTTTGCCGAGATCGGTGTCGACAATCTGCCGCTGCACACGGATGCCCGCCAGACACTGGCCCGGAATATGGGTGTGTTGGGCCTGCCAGTGACCATCATTCTGGATCCACAGGGGCAGGAAATCGCCCGTCTTCAGGGTGATGCCGATTGGGCAAGCGACAGCGCCAAGGCGATCATGCGCGCACTGGTCGAGACTTTGTCCTAG
- a CDS encoding protein-disulfide reductase DsbD domain-containing protein translates to MSAADPFSDLAEVEVLPGWRTAQGDHVAGLRITLADGWKTYWRAPGHAGIPPQFSFTGSASIGSITPHWPTPEVFDQDGFRSVGYIDSVVIPLTLDHASHAEPIALSGEISIGVCEEICIPVHLDFEAVLPPDSQRDTSIAAALIDRPLSAAEANVGAVTCRIAPISDGLQVTTQIGLPSTGMSEHVVIETGDPDIWVSEADVARSGNQLSATVDMVHSSGSAFALDRSALRITVLGSDQAVDIHGCSRS, encoded by the coding sequence TTGTCTGCCGCAGATCCCTTTAGCGATCTGGCGGAAGTCGAGGTGTTGCCCGGCTGGCGGACAGCGCAAGGCGATCACGTGGCAGGTCTGCGGATCACGTTGGCCGACGGCTGGAAGACCTATTGGCGGGCCCCCGGCCATGCCGGTATTCCGCCCCAGTTTTCATTCACCGGATCCGCGAGCATCGGCTCGATCACCCCGCATTGGCCAACACCGGAAGTCTTCGATCAGGATGGGTTTCGGTCGGTTGGTTATATCGACAGTGTCGTGATTCCCCTGACGCTTGACCATGCCAGCCACGCAGAACCCATCGCGTTAAGCGGCGAGATTTCGATTGGGGTATGCGAAGAAATCTGCATTCCCGTTCATCTGGATTTTGAAGCCGTCCTGCCCCCTGACAGCCAGCGGGATACCTCGATTGCAGCGGCCTTGATTGATCGCCCTCTCAGCGCTGCCGAAGCAAATGTAGGTGCTGTGACCTGCCGCATCGCGCCCATCAGCGACGGTTTGCAGGTCACTACCCAAATCGGCCTGCCAAGCACCGGCATGTCCGAGCATGTGGTGATTGAAACCGGCGATCCGGATATCTGGGTGTCCGAAGCCGACGTGGCCCGCAGCGGCAATCAACTCAGCGCGACCGTCGATATGGTTCATAGCAGCGGCAGCGCATTTGCGCTGGATCGCTCGGCGTTGCGCATTACCGTTTTGGGCAGCGATCAGGCCGTCGATATCCACGGCTGCTCAAGAAGCTGA